The Anguilla rostrata isolate EN2019 unplaced genomic scaffold, ASM1855537v3 scaf1205, whole genome shotgun sequence nucleotide sequence AGAATTTGGTTTGACTAAGGGTGgcatatttaaccctttaaggtatgagatcacaaacatgtgactatggctaaaatggctaaaaacaacaaagaaaaggaGAAGTGATGCTGTTTAATAAGACATTTTCAAGTAATGCaagcattttgttgtttttgcaggcAATAttccataaaaacaacaacaattattattattattattgtaaaagtATAATATTGTATCACCTTTGAGAATCTCTCTATATAAAAGATCACcgtataaatatgaaaatgcagtttacgtatctgaatataaaataattatatttattaaaattgcagccagcagagggcgctcgggggggggggggagttagcCGTTGAGACCGGAAGCGGAGGCTGAGGCTTCAGTGCCACCTTCTCCGGTGCTCTGAGGCTTCAGTGCCACCTTCTCCGGAGCTCTGCGGCTTCAGTGCCACCTTCTCTGGAGCTCTGCGGCTTCAGTGCCACCTTCTCTGGAGCTCTGCGGCTTCTGAGCCAAGCAGTATTCGACCTCGCTTTGGTTCTGCACACCTGcgccaaaaatataaacaatttacCCAATAATACAGTGTGTTATGGCATGTGTATGAATACACTGTCTCACCACATTGCAGGATTTCAAGAGCGAATTAAAGTTGATTAACTCAGTCTATTTTAAAAGCgctgtattaaaatgaaaaggaagatttaaaaaatgggaaGAGGAAGTACAGTGTGGACGCTGCTTGAAGACTCAAAAAAAACTATCAACGTCTCACATTTATGATGTGGAACAATGACCCCAAAACTTCGGCAAGAAGGACTCACCTGTCCTCACGGTTAAAATGGCCGCCTTTTTGCCGTTGCACCAGTATTCCCCCGCGTCGCTGGGCCGGAGGTCGGATATGCGGAGCGCGTTGTCCTTCGTGTGCGAGAGGCGGTTCCGCGGGTCTTCGGCCTCCTTCCTAAGCGTTCCGTTCCGAAACCTGACGAAGACGGTCCGGCGTTCCGAACGCTTGCTCTTCCGGAACGTCcacttctgtttctgtttgtcgGTGACTTTGCAGGGGATCAGCACGGTTCTGCCGGCGCTGACCGCGTATTCTTCACCTGAGGATCGAGACACACGACCGACAGGTGACTGACAGGAGAGTGAAATGTGACTGAGGCGACTGACAGGTGAATGAAATGCGACCGACAGGCGACTGGCAGTCACTGCAGCAAAACTGTCGTGTGTAACTCAGATTGCACTAATAACAATTCAAGTGGATGACCAAGCCTCGCCTGTGATTTAAAATGACGGACCATCACCCACATTTAAGTGAGACTCCACTGACGTGTGAGTCGGAGTAACACTCCATCGCTTAACTAAAGCCATCGACTGGCTTCGAGAGCCTGACCACTcctcgtttttgtttttgtttttttcccccccccaaggccttaattggccaCTGATCGACGGGAAGCACGT carries:
- the LOC135247302 gene encoding CXADR-like membrane protein translates to MRAANSARAFLFLQIILSSFAKTPTVRLSVPEGHYIILMCPGHEPTDSAPLEWRDGDGRVLTTWQGHTAASAKAGRYSHLADGSLFITDLQPGDSGEFRCGDQVAADVEVLTGEEYAVSAGRTVLIPCKVTDKQKQKWTFRKSKRSERRTVFVRFRNGTLRKEAEDPRNRLSHTKDNALRISDLRPSDAGEYWCNGKKAAILTVRTGVQNQSEVEYCLAQKPQSSREGGTEAAELQRRWH